One genomic window of Desulfurococcus mucosus DSM 2162 includes the following:
- the feoB gene encoding ferrous iron transport protein B, translated as MEGKVIKVLFIGQPNVGKSSIFNMVTKSHVEVGNWPGKTVAVNKGEVSFKGYKLILYDLPGIYGFTTLTQEELVAREAILLEKPDVVVVVVDSTIPERTMNLAIQVLELTGRVVLVFSKTDLAHGRGIHINYEGVARELNVPVVPVSIVSGFEVERLLDEIINVAEGRKGRREPLRIDYNGLNEYVDSLEEMLSRSGRLKEYPARWVAVRLLEGDSVLEEVVKSTLSSDEFKRVEELLGEARRLIGVPAERITEARFKLINAIASKHIVKVKVKPRGPSPSIFYKPVVSILIALGIYLSIFMLVFTLNTGFPLNTILSAMGFENAASIVEEYSLSGLVEKSFTALTSMLEPMSHVNPALYSFIVDGVIGGVASILVFLPLIIVMVIVQVIVEDSGLAPRLAVASHSFFSKMGLSGHAFFPFMLGFGCNVPAVLATRTNPNSVERLRLLLTLSFIPCQARLVVLLAFTSAVSRLFSGLILLSSYLLAVAVFLVVNYVLYKLSRSDAKEPQLLMEVPAFHRPLARVVYWKTLATVKHFAKRAGLVIFAGSMFVWFITSFTTSLTYTGNMDESIASIASRGLQFITAPLGITGGNAWIIALSIITGFIAKELVVSTLLVATGSDTVRGAMSVLGLSDLQLFSLAVFTTLYMPCLATVATIYSESRSVKTTLTAVAISLVAAYIVTAAAGSIASLLTGG; from the coding sequence GTGGAGGGTAAAGTGATAAAGGTCCTCTTCATAGGTCAGCCGAACGTCGGGAAGTCATCGATATTCAACATGGTGACCAAGTCTCATGTGGAGGTCGGTAACTGGCCGGGTAAAACAGTCGCCGTGAACAAAGGGGAGGTATCGTTCAAAGGATACAAGCTCATACTCTACGATCTCCCAGGGATATACGGGTTTACGACTCTGACCCAGGAGGAGCTTGTGGCAAGGGAGGCTATACTGCTCGAGAAGCCTGATGTCGTCGTGGTCGTAGTCGACTCAACGATACCTGAGAGAACTATGAATCTAGCAATCCAGGTGCTGGAGCTGACTGGAAGAGTAGTATTAGTCTTCTCTAAAACCGACCTAGCCCATGGGAGAGGCATACATATAAACTATGAAGGGGTAGCCAGGGAGCTTAACGTGCCAGTGGTACCCGTGTCAATAGTTTCAGGCTTCGAAGTGGAGAGGCTGCTGGATGAGATAATCAATGTGGCTGAAGGGAGGAAGGGGCGGAGGGAACCCCTGAGGATAGATTACAACGGGTTGAACGAGTACGTTGACTCACTGGAGGAGATGCTTTCGAGAAGCGGGAGGCTTAAGGAGTACCCGGCTAGATGGGTTGCGGTCAGGCTCCTGGAAGGGGACAGTGTGCTTGAAGAAGTAGTGAAGTCAACTCTTTCAAGCGATGAGTTCAAACGGGTTGAGGAGTTGCTGGGGGAGGCACGTAGACTCATAGGGGTTCCCGCCGAGAGGATCACTGAGGCCCGTTTCAAGCTGATAAACGCGATTGCCTCGAAGCACATTGTGAAGGTTAAGGTGAAGCCGAGGGGGCCTTCGCCTTCAATATTCTACAAGCCGGTTGTAAGCATCCTCATAGCTCTAGGCATATATCTCTCAATATTCATGCTGGTCTTCACGCTTAACACAGGCTTCCCCTTGAACACTATTCTCTCGGCGATGGGCTTCGAGAACGCTGCATCAATAGTGGAGGAGTACTCGCTCAGCGGCCTCGTTGAGAAATCGTTCACGGCTTTAACCAGCATGCTGGAGCCTATGTCCCATGTGAACCCGGCTCTATACAGCTTCATAGTGGATGGGGTTATAGGTGGTGTTGCATCAATACTGGTTTTCCTTCCATTGATAATAGTGATGGTCATCGTCCAGGTGATAGTGGAGGACAGCGGCCTAGCCCCAAGGCTCGCAGTCGCCTCTCACAGCTTCTTCTCCAAGATGGGGCTAAGCGGGCACGCCTTCTTCCCCTTCATGCTTGGATTCGGCTGCAATGTCCCCGCAGTGCTGGCGACCAGGACTAATCCCAACAGTGTGGAGAGGCTTCGACTACTCTTAACGCTGTCCTTCATACCATGCCAGGCCAGGCTCGTGGTGCTACTGGCCTTTACATCAGCTGTCTCAAGGCTTTTCTCAGGGCTAATACTGTTGTCATCGTATCTACTTGCCGTAGCAGTATTCCTGGTTGTGAACTACGTGCTCTACAAGCTCAGCAGGAGTGACGCTAAGGAGCCCCAGCTACTCATGGAGGTGCCGGCTTTCCACAGGCCTCTTGCCAGGGTCGTCTACTGGAAGACCCTTGCCACGGTGAAGCACTTCGCTAAGAGAGCTGGCTTGGTGATATTCGCTGGCAGCATGTTCGTCTGGTTCATAACATCGTTCACCACCTCGCTCACATACACTGGTAACATGGATGAGAGCATCGCATCCATCGCGTCAAGGGGGCTCCAGTTCATTACTGCACCACTGGGGATCACTGGGGGCAACGCGTGGATTATAGCTCTCTCAATTATAACAGGCTTCATTGCGAAAGAGCTCGTCGTGTCAACGCTTCTCGTGGCAACGGGAAGCGACACTGTAAGGGGGGCTATGAGTGTTCTCGGGCTCAGCGATCTCCAGTTGTTCTCGCTGGCCGTTTTCACAACCCTCTACATGCCGTGCCTTGCCACGGTTGCAACAATATATTCTGAGAGCAGGAGTGTGAAGACGACTCTTACAGCCGTGGCTATCTCACTGGTCGCAGCATACATTGTTACTGCGGCAGCTGGTTCAATCGCCTCACTGCTCACCGGTGGTTAA
- a CDS encoding phosphate signaling complex PhoU family protein, translated as MYKRRLQKMGAASLGVSLPKKWLRHYRLKQGDEVDIEVLPDYTLLIRPSFVKSRAGYSCQVFKYDDSSPNASIMRLVSLYINGVDSIKVLCGSTCNSFKEKIYRLLERNIIGLEIIEEGEGYITVACLVDILSLPLSEVLRKMGRLVPAMMRDVESSITSGTELDIEERDSLIDKLYLYSVRQLNMVMQGRLLLEKTGLKSMGEAISIANLLKILERMGDHAAQLYRWSRSRPHSMDSRREAGLLLGEVRAAAEKILGEYLAALENPEEMPSLEDTIMELRILEDKVRKPGLDPSLVISLTRIIAYLRDVAEVVTDIVVSREMQESTCSEGLTTGEQ; from the coding sequence ATGTATAAGCGTAGACTGCAAAAAATGGGGGCCGCCTCCCTAGGTGTCTCCCTACCGAAGAAGTGGCTACGCCACTACAGGTTGAAGCAGGGTGACGAAGTCGACATCGAGGTGCTGCCAGACTACACGTTGCTGATAAGGCCTTCCTTCGTGAAGAGCCGTGCAGGCTATAGTTGCCAAGTATTCAAGTACGATGACTCTTCCCCGAACGCATCGATAATGAGGCTTGTATCCCTCTACATAAACGGCGTTGACTCCATTAAGGTTCTCTGTGGCTCCACCTGTAACTCCTTCAAGGAGAAGATCTACAGGCTGCTTGAGAGAAACATAATAGGGTTGGAGATCATAGAGGAGGGGGAGGGATACATTACAGTGGCCTGCCTAGTGGACATTCTCTCGCTACCCCTCTCAGAGGTTCTGAGGAAGATGGGTAGACTGGTGCCGGCCATGATGAGGGATGTCGAGTCCTCGATCACGTCGGGTACTGAGCTAGATATCGAGGAACGGGACAGCTTGATTGACAAGCTATACCTTTACTCCGTCAGGCAGCTCAACATGGTGATGCAGGGTAGGCTGCTCCTCGAGAAAACAGGGTTGAAATCCATGGGGGAAGCCATCTCAATAGCCAACCTGCTTAAGATACTGGAGAGGATGGGTGACCATGCCGCTCAACTATACCGTTGGTCTAGGAGTAGGCCTCATAGCATGGACAGCAGGCGTGAAGCTGGCCTACTACTGGGTGAGGTGAGAGCAGCCGCCGAGAAGATCCTCGGCGAGTATCTTGCAGCCCTCGAGAACCCTGAGGAAATGCCCAGTCTCGAGGACACGATAATGGAGTTAAGGATACTTGAGGACAAGGTGAGGAAGCCTGGCCTAGACCCGAGCCTCGTGATAAGCCTTACAAGGATAATAGCTTACCTCAGGGATGTAGCCGAGGTCGTCACCGATATAGTTGTAAGCAGGGAGATGCAGGAGTCAACCTGCAGCGAGGGATTAACCACCGGTGAGCAGTGA
- the pstS gene encoding phosphate ABC transporter substrate-binding protein PstS — MREPLLQSVALITATLAFSIALYFIITPPAAHPYAHQGSISRVLNGAGSTLAAPQVIEWARSFKEATGIVVEYSPVGSGAGRAMFFNGTAVFAVSDPPLDKETYLEYKGRVLQFPVLAGAVVVTYNLPEIPSGTRLNLTGEVLALIYKGEVSRWCDERIKSINPAVAGLLPDKEIIVVHRSDSSGTTRVFTGYLHKVAPDIWGSKLVGFTVEWPVDATGRGLGGKGNEGVASIIKANPYSIGYVEASYALYTGMPIARLMNKAGFYTEPSKEAVLSAINSVVDQLPDTPLGDFSSVLDALLDAPGSGSYPIVTFSYMFVYRDYGDPYTARALGEFIRYILTQGQGMLLPGYYPLPGRVVEIGLKAVDALGRGG, encoded by the coding sequence ATGAGGGAGCCACTGCTACAGTCCGTTGCATTGATCACTGCAACCCTCGCCTTCTCCATAGCACTATACTTCATTATCACACCGCCGGCTGCACACCCCTACGCGCATCAAGGCTCAATAAGCAGAGTACTCAATGGAGCCGGTTCAACCCTTGCAGCACCACAGGTGATCGAGTGGGCTAGGAGCTTCAAGGAGGCGACTGGAATAGTGGTTGAATACTCACCGGTGGGCAGCGGGGCCGGGCGAGCCATGTTCTTCAATGGTACAGCAGTGTTCGCTGTCAGCGACCCTCCACTGGATAAGGAGACATACCTGGAGTACAAGGGCCGGGTACTCCAGTTCCCAGTGTTAGCTGGCGCGGTTGTCGTAACATACAACCTGCCCGAGATACCCAGCGGCACCCGGTTGAACCTCACGGGCGAGGTGCTTGCATTGATATATAAGGGAGAGGTATCCAGGTGGTGTGACGAGAGGATAAAGAGCATTAATCCAGCTGTAGCCGGGTTACTGCCGGACAAGGAGATAATAGTCGTCCACAGGTCGGACTCCAGCGGGACCACACGCGTCTTCACCGGCTACCTCCACAAGGTAGCCCCCGATATATGGGGCTCGAAGCTAGTGGGCTTCACGGTGGAATGGCCTGTGGATGCAACGGGCAGGGGGCTGGGAGGCAAGGGGAATGAAGGCGTGGCCAGCATCATCAAGGCCAACCCATACTCCATAGGCTACGTGGAGGCTAGTTACGCATTATACACCGGTATGCCTATCGCTCGGTTGATGAATAAAGCCGGCTTCTACACGGAACCCTCGAAGGAGGCCGTTCTCTCAGCCATAAACAGCGTTGTAGACCAGTTGCCTGACACACCGCTAGGGGACTTCAGCAGCGTACTCGACGCACTCCTCGATGCACCGGGCTCCGGCTCATATCCTATTGTAACCTTCTCATACATGTTTGTTTACAGGGACTACGGCGACCCCTACACGGCTCGGGCACTCGGGGAGTTCATAAGGTATATTCTCACACAGGGGCAGGGGATGCTCCTACCAGGCTACTACCCGCTCCCAGGGAGGGTGGTTGAGATAGGCCTCAAGGCGGTTGACGCCCTGGGGAGAGGCGGTTAG
- a CDS encoding PstC family ABC transporter permease: MRGVDRAFHILLLPSLVSLVILTLLTVHVIVSSLPALITQGPWLLVESRWDPVEHVYGLLPALTGTLLTGLISVLIATPISLSLMFLIGDMLPSPASRILHRLLEAMGSLPTVIYGLWGGFALSQILRDSIYLPIHAYLGFIPLFSCRPLSGQSIMTAGIVLGLSMTPYASSLLVNGYRSLPGKYVEAAYALGFYRFETYRLIAGVMKPLVVAAAMLSLSRALGETTIVALSIGNAYLASPCVFNPGTTVSAWIVNQFESSFIYPGASSALYTGVLVVMALSLVLSYIGVSLINRWQGVIHG, translated from the coding sequence ATGCGGGGCGTTGACCGCGCCTTTCACATTCTCCTCCTCCCCTCACTCGTCTCCCTCGTGATCCTCACGCTTCTCACGGTTCACGTGATCGTCTCCTCGCTGCCCGCTCTCATAACACAGGGTCCATGGCTCCTCGTTGAGTCGAGGTGGGACCCCGTTGAACACGTGTATGGTTTACTCCCAGCTCTAACGGGGACGCTGCTGACCGGGTTAATATCGGTTCTCATAGCAACACCCATCTCACTCTCCCTGATGTTCCTCATAGGCGACATGTTGCCATCCCCGGCCTCCAGGATCCTCCACCGCCTCCTCGAGGCAATGGGTTCCCTCCCCACAGTTATCTATGGTTTATGGGGAGGCTTCGCGCTCTCCCAGATCCTGCGTGACTCAATTTACCTCCCAATCCACGCATACCTCGGTTTCATCCCCTTGTTCTCCTGTAGGCCTCTCAGCGGGCAAAGCATCATGACAGCTGGCATAGTGCTCGGCTTATCGATGACTCCCTACGCGTCCTCACTCCTTGTAAACGGCTATAGATCCCTTCCAGGTAAATACGTTGAGGCAGCGTACGCTCTCGGATTCTACCGGTTTGAAACATACAGGCTGATAGCTGGAGTCATGAAGCCGCTTGTAGTTGCTGCAGCAATGCTCTCCCTCAGCCGGGCGCTCGGAGAGACAACGATAGTGGCTTTGTCAATAGGTAACGCCTACCTTGCATCCCCCTGCGTCTTTAACCCGGGCACCACTGTTTCAGCATGGATTGTGAACCAGTTTGAGAGCTCATTCATATATCCCGGGGCCTCCTCAGCCCTCTACACTGGTGTACTAGTGGTTATGGCTTTATCACTGGTGTTAAGCTACATCGGTGTCTCATTGATCAACAGGTGGCAGGGTGTGATCCATGGCTAG
- a CDS encoding PstA family ABC transporter permease, producing MARDARHTANIAGLAAVAVVGGIGVASLLSLLYSVVANGLPPLLMEGASFITGLPATPMGSSIGGIAPALIGTIASSAIATVLALLLSLFTSLFTREYPYSRTAGFIEAVVRAFNGVPTIVASMFTYTIIVVRMGRPSVLAASIALFIAVLPTAHYYLSSALRSVEERYREAAFSLGFRRIHVLRYIYLGIARRQVASGVLMTFIRATGETAPLLFTMGFLTNTVFQGLDQPGNAVSLLIFNYALSPYSNYHEAAWAASLLLLLAVLTPALAIEFLMREVRK from the coding sequence ATGGCTAGGGATGCAAGGCATACGGCTAATATAGCAGGGCTTGCAGCGGTGGCTGTGGTAGGGGGAATAGGTGTTGCATCCCTCCTATCACTACTATACAGCGTGGTGGCGAATGGGCTTCCCCCGCTTCTCATGGAGGGGGCGTCATTCATAACTGGTTTACCTGCGACACCAATGGGTAGCAGTATAGGTGGCATCGCACCGGCGTTGATAGGTACAATTGCCTCCTCAGCAATAGCCACGGTGCTCGCACTACTCCTCTCCCTCTTCACATCCCTCTTCACGCGTGAATACCCCTACTCTCGGACAGCTGGCTTCATTGAAGCCGTTGTCAGGGCGTTCAACGGGGTTCCAACAATAGTGGCATCGATGTTCACCTATACAATCATAGTGGTTAGAATGGGGCGGCCGAGCGTGCTAGCAGCCTCCATAGCTTTATTCATAGCCGTACTCCCAACAGCACACTACTATCTATCATCGGCTCTGAGAAGCGTTGAGGAAAGATATAGGGAGGCAGCGTTCTCCCTCGGCTTCAGAAGGATCCATGTGTTAAGATACATCTACCTAGGGATCGCCAGGAGACAGGTGGCTTCAGGGGTTCTAATGACCTTTATAAGGGCTACTGGTGAGACAGCACCACTGTTATTCACCATGGGGTTCCTGACGAACACTGTTTTCCAAGGGCTAGACCAGCCTGGGAACGCTGTCTCACTGCTGATATTCAACTATGCTCTATCCCCCTACAGCAACTACCATGAAGCCGCATGGGCGGCATCCCTCCTCCTACTCCTCGCCGTGCTTACACCGGCCTTAGCCATAGAGTTCCTGATGAGGGAGGTGAGGAAGTAA
- a CDS encoding phosphate ABC transporter ATP-binding protein translates to MPHIVEARGLTVRLGGRVVLSNLDIGVKSNTISVIMGPSGSGKSTLLRVFNRLIDLNPEAEVSGVVRIMNRDLYEWNPYELRRHVVLVQQEPTPFPNLSIFDNVALPARLNKVAGSRGELERLVKWALESVMLWDEVKDRLEKPPTILSGGQKQRLCMARALALRPEILLLDEPTANIDPANTVKIEESLKALKNDVTIILVTHMPHQAARVGDYVYILYGGRVVEEGPVNDVFIHPRHEVTIKLLEKGG, encoded by the coding sequence ATGCCCCACATAGTTGAAGCCAGGGGTTTAACGGTTAGGCTCGGCGGCAGGGTGGTTTTAAGCAACCTGGATATAGGTGTTAAGAGTAACACTATATCCGTTATCATGGGGCCCAGCGGCTCAGGGAAGTCGACGCTGCTAAGGGTCTTCAACAGGCTGATAGACTTAAACCCTGAGGCCGAGGTATCCGGGGTAGTCAGGATAATGAATAGGGATCTCTACGAGTGGAACCCTTACGAGTTGAGGAGGCATGTGGTACTGGTTCAGCAGGAGCCCACGCCGTTCCCGAATCTAAGCATATTCGACAACGTGGCATTACCTGCCAGGTTGAACAAGGTCGCCGGGAGCAGGGGTGAACTGGAGAGGCTGGTTAAGTGGGCTCTTGAAAGCGTAATGCTCTGGGACGAGGTCAAGGATAGATTGGAGAAGCCGCCGACAATCCTGAGCGGGGGGCAGAAGCAGAGGCTATGCATGGCGAGGGCTCTGGCATTGAGGCCCGAGATCCTTCTCCTCGATGAGCCCACTGCGAATATAGATCCAGCCAACACGGTTAAAATCGAGGAGAGTTTAAAGGCTTTGAAGAACGATGTAACCATTATACTAGTGACGCACATGCCTCATCAAGCGGCCAGGGTGGGAGACTACGTCTACATATTGTACGGTGGGAGAGTAGTCGAGGAGGGCCCTGTGAACGATGTGTTTATACACCCTAGACACGAGGTAACCATCAAGTTGCTTGAGAAAGGTGGGTAG
- a CDS encoding PhoU domain-containing protein — protein sequence MNPELARLRSQASRLYLEAVGLVRDLSRLLEPGDSVRGMMDEEIHEKTEILFISCNELFNSVLVFIARNQPLGPELVEASNLLYLVYDIYRYARYAREIFLADKKGVRLSTPGLREIVAPALGIAVEAMEKAYKAYFEDCTECVEELKRLGEESDRLYMAQLEKTSANTMLRNTDAIALLVLRHIERIVDHAERISTLPKK from the coding sequence ATGAACCCTGAGCTAGCCAGGCTGAGGAGCCAGGCGTCAAGGCTCTACCTTGAAGCAGTGGGTCTAGTCAGGGATTTAAGCAGGCTGCTTGAGCCAGGCGACTCCGTGAGGGGCATGATGGATGAGGAAATCCATGAGAAAACAGAGATACTCTTCATCTCCTGCAACGAGCTATTCAACAGCGTACTCGTCTTCATAGCCAGGAACCAGCCCCTGGGGCCGGAACTAGTTGAAGCAAGCAACCTACTATACCTTGTCTACGATATCTACAGGTACGCGAGGTACGCGAGGGAAATATTCCTAGCGGATAAGAAGGGCGTCAGGCTCTCAACACCGGGGCTACGTGAAATCGTTGCTCCCGCACTGGGGATAGCGGTTGAAGCCATGGAGAAAGCCTACAAGGCGTATTTCGAGGACTGCACTGAGTGTGTAGAGGAGTTGAAGCGTCTCGGCGAGGAGTCGGATAGACTATACATGGCTCAACTAGAGAAGACATCAGCTAACACCATGCTACGCAACACTGACGCCATAGCGCTACTCGTCCTTAGACACATAGAGAGGATAGTGGATCACGCTGAGAGAATCTCAACCCTCCCGAAGAAGTAG
- the alaXM gene encoding alanyl-tRNA editing protein AlaXM: protein MTELVYQYDSYIKECDAVVEAVQGNKVFLDRTVFHPRSGGVENDTGFIIAGDVRVRVLNVYYDKETGDVAHEVDDASSITIGSRVKLLLDWDRRYRLMRLHTAAHVLSAVMYMDHGALITGGNITPEYGYDDYSLQTFSSGVFEEAVRKANEIVARNIEVKVYWLPREEAMRIPGVVKLAGRMPPNVEKLRIVEIPGVDIQADGGPHVRHTSEIGVIKLLRTENKGKNKKRLYFSVEP, encoded by the coding sequence TTGACCGAGCTCGTATATCAATACGACTCGTATATAAAGGAGTGCGATGCAGTGGTCGAAGCCGTGCAGGGCAACAAGGTGTTCCTGGATCGAACGGTGTTTCACCCACGTAGCGGGGGTGTTGAAAACGACACGGGCTTCATCATAGCTGGCGATGTCCGTGTAAGGGTTTTAAACGTGTACTATGACAAGGAGACAGGAGACGTAGCACACGAGGTTGACGATGCATCATCGATAACCATTGGATCCCGCGTCAAACTACTCCTTGACTGGGATAGGAGATACAGGTTGATGAGGCTCCACACCGCTGCACACGTGTTGTCAGCAGTAATGTACATGGACCACGGGGCACTAATAACTGGTGGAAACATAACCCCCGAATACGGTTACGACGATTACAGTCTGCAAACCTTCAGTAGCGGAGTATTCGAGGAGGCTGTTAGAAAGGCGAACGAGATAGTTGCAAGGAACATAGAGGTTAAAGTATACTGGTTGCCCCGTGAGGAAGCAATGCGGATACCAGGAGTAGTCAAGCTAGCTGGCAGGATGCCTCCCAATGTCGAAAAGCTTAGAATAGTGGAAATACCCGGGGTAGATATACAGGCAGATGGAGGACCCCATGTAAGGCATACCAGTGAAATAGGCGTGATAAAGCTCCTTAGAACAGAGAACAAGGGTAAGAATAAGAAGAGACTATACTTTAGCGTGGAGCCATAG
- a CDS encoding CTP synthase, with protein MVKYVFVTGGVLSGLGKGVVAASTGLLLKSLGYRVTAVKVDPYLNVDAGTMNPYMHGEVFVTEDGGETDLDIGHYERFLGVELSRRNNITSGQIYHEVISKERRGEYLGQCVQIIPHVTNEIKERIRETAREQGADVVIVEIGGTVGDIEGLPFLEAARQMRFEEGSSNTLFLHVALAPVLASGEVKTKPVQHSIQELRRIGIQPDAVVVRSSRTLDEEARYKVALFGNIPVEAVFSNPDIDLIYRVPLILHREGLTRYVASRLGLEYREPDLSAWESLVEKYSKASRRVKVAMVGKYTRVRDSYISIVEALRHAGIWSDVRVELQWFEATEIEADKSLTSRVLEADGIIVLPGFGRRGSEGKIHVIKAAREAGKPLLGICFGMQLMTVEAARNLAGLENANSTELDPATPHPVIDLLPEQRGIGQLGGTLRLGARKIIIEPGSLAWSIYGTREVYERHRHRYGLNPKYIDILEKAGLRVTGWSEEGHAEIIELKEGKVFYYGTQAHPEFKSKPLKPSPVYKRFIEALSST; from the coding sequence ATGGTTAAATACGTATTTGTAACAGGTGGAGTACTATCCGGGCTTGGTAAAGGGGTTGTAGCAGCATCCACCGGCCTACTCTTGAAGTCCCTCGGCTACAGGGTTACAGCGGTCAAGGTGGATCCATACCTCAACGTCGACGCAGGCACGATGAACCCGTACATGCATGGAGAGGTATTTGTAACGGAGGATGGCGGGGAAACAGACCTCGACATAGGTCACTACGAGAGATTCCTCGGTGTAGAACTCTCGAGGAGGAACAACATAACGTCGGGGCAGATATACCACGAGGTGATCTCGAAGGAGAGACGGGGCGAGTACCTGGGGCAATGCGTCCAGATAATACCCCATGTCACCAACGAGATCAAGGAGAGGATCAGGGAGACTGCGAGAGAGCAAGGCGCAGACGTGGTCATCGTGGAAATAGGGGGAACAGTTGGAGACATCGAGGGGTTGCCTTTCCTCGAGGCAGCTAGGCAGATGAGGTTTGAGGAAGGCTCCTCCAATACTCTCTTCCTCCACGTGGCATTAGCACCAGTGCTGGCTAGCGGGGAAGTGAAGACGAAGCCTGTCCAGCACAGTATACAGGAGCTCCGCCGCATAGGTATACAGCCCGATGCCGTCGTGGTTAGATCCTCGAGAACCCTGGATGAGGAGGCAAGGTACAAGGTCGCGTTGTTCGGCAACATACCTGTAGAGGCTGTCTTCAGTAACCCGGATATAGACCTGATCTACAGGGTCCCCTTGATCCTGCATAGAGAGGGGTTAACCAGGTATGTGGCATCCAGGCTTGGCTTAGAGTACAGGGAGCCCGATCTCTCAGCGTGGGAGAGCCTGGTGGAGAAGTACTCTAAGGCGTCGCGGAGGGTGAAGGTAGCAATGGTTGGTAAGTATACAAGGGTGAGGGACAGCTATATAAGCATCGTGGAGGCACTGAGGCATGCTGGAATATGGAGCGATGTAAGAGTCGAGCTCCAGTGGTTTGAGGCAACGGAGATCGAGGCCGATAAATCCCTCACCAGTAGAGTGCTAGAGGCCGATGGAATCATAGTGCTCCCCGGCTTCGGGCGCAGGGGGAGCGAGGGCAAGATCCACGTGATCAAGGCTGCCCGTGAAGCTGGAAAACCCCTTCTAGGCATATGCTTCGGCATGCAGCTGATGACGGTGGAGGCTGCGAGAAACCTCGCTGGACTAGAGAACGCTAACAGCACCGAGCTAGACCCAGCAACACCTCACCCAGTAATAGACCTCCTACCCGAGCAGAGGGGGATAGGTCAACTCGGAGGCACGCTCAGACTGGGGGCGAGGAAGATAATCATTGAGCCAGGCAGCCTTGCATGGAGTATCTATGGAACCAGGGAAGTCTACGAAAGGCATAGGCACCGATACGGTTTAAACCCAAAGTACATAGATATCCTGGAGAAAGCCGGGCTAAGGGTGACAGGGTGGAGTGAGGAAGGCCATGCCGAGATAATAGAGTTAAAGGAGGGCAAGGTATTCTACTATGGGACGCAAGCCCACCCGGAGTTCAAGAGTAAACCATTGAAGCCGAGCCCCGTGTATAAGCGCTTCATCGAGGCCCTTTCCTCCACGTAG
- a CDS encoding phosphoribosyltransferase — MQTKVRTRYVAWRVLHGLLRDLATRINSGYRPDIIIAVAKGGLIPARILVDLLGVEEMGLIEVKFYKGVGEAREKPYVTFTALPPIDGKKLLVVDDIADSGRTLQVVADVLSRFKYMDLRFATLYVKPWSTIMPDYYGEIVEEWIVFPWEICEATGEGVRLEGIDVEDVLNYCVEKTGTH; from the coding sequence TTGCAGACAAAGGTGAGAACCAGGTACGTGGCGTGGCGGGTCCTCCACGGGTTGCTTAGAGACCTTGCAACCCGGATTAACTCAGGGTATAGGCCGGATATAATCATAGCGGTGGCTAAAGGCGGCCTGATACCTGCAAGGATACTCGTAGACCTCCTAGGCGTGGAGGAGATGGGCCTCATAGAGGTCAAGTTCTACAAGGGTGTAGGCGAGGCCAGGGAGAAGCCTTACGTGACGTTCACAGCGTTACCGCCGATAGATGGTAAAAAGCTCCTGGTGGTTGACGACATAGCTGACTCTGGCAGAACCCTCCAGGTAGTAGCGGATGTTCTAAGCAGGTTTAAATACATGGATCTAAGGTTCGCCACGCTCTATGTTAAGCCGTGGAGCACCATTATGCCGGACTACTACGGTGAGATAGTTGAGGAGTGGATAGTGTTCCCATGGGAGATATGTGAGGCCACAGGGGAGGGAGTCAGGTTAGAAGGCATCGACGTCGAAGACGTGCTCAACTACTGTGTTGAGAAGACTGGGACGCATTGA